Part of the bacterium BMS3Abin14 genome, GTTGACTACAGTTTCAGGATTTCCGGAGGACCGCATAGATATCAGATCTGCGGGGGAAAGCGGTGCGCTGGTAAACCATGGCGGTCACGACGCCCAGAGATTGAACAGGCGGGTAGTTGTGAGCCTGGCATCCCCCCTGGAAAAAGTTATAAAACCGCTCCCGGAACCGGGAACCAATCCCGGCAGAGTTCTCATCCTGGAACCACGAGCGGGAACTGTCAACCGGTCCTATCAGCGGTTAACCGCAATTGTGGAAGGTGATTCCAACACCGCCCTTCTGACTGTAAACGGAATTTCCAGCCTCATCGCCGTAAACAAATCCAGGATAGAAAGCGAGATAGTCCTGGAAAATGGCGACAACCTCATCGAGGTCATGGCGTGGGACCAATCCGGAAGGTTTGGAAGGGACCAGGTCAAGGTTGTTTATGTTCCGCCCCCACCGCAGGTTGAACTCACCCATCCAGTGGATGGGGACGTCTTCAACACCACCATCTCCCCTGTGATTCAGGTCAACGGGCAGATCATGTCAAAAACCATCCTCAGAGAGACATTCCTTTTCCTCAATGGTTCACCAAGACGCATTGAAGTCGATAGTCAGGGCCGATTTTCTCAACCGATCGTCCTGATTCGGGAGAAAAATAAACTGAGGGTCGAGGCGCTGGACATTTTCGGCAAAACCGCCACAAGCCCCGATATTACCGTAAAAACCATCAACATGGCCCCCAAGGACATGGTGGT contains:
- a CDS encoding OmpA family protein, encoding MNRISPALLSIIILFSMVAGAKARTPALKYPGKSAGGLSVEVPAGWLADQADANVKDRIRRLRDRIRNDLSLIVVVTGHTDTFGSPAENMAIGYYYAHEVANQLTTVSGFPEDRIDIRSAGESGALVNHGGHDAQRLNRRVVVSLASPLEKVIKPLPEPGTNPGRVLILEPRAGTVNRSYQRLTAIVEGDSNTALLTVNGISSLIAVNKSRIESEIVLENGDNLIEVMAWDQSGRFGRDQVKVVYVPPPPQVELTHPVDGDVFNTTISPVIQVNGQIMSKTILRETFLFLNGSPRRIEVDSQGRFSQPIVLIREKNKLRVEALDIFGKTATSPDITVKTINMAPKDMVVFLTWDKPGVDLDLHVWGPEGKHTYYRALDPYDSSEAIPGGALDLDDKDGFGPEVFTLADGPEGIYTIGARYHHSLKGTPCKAQVTVVLHPAEPSRRITRIFGPFTMSPGINSNWTVARVSFPHESFVSGSSQK